One Bifidobacterium angulatum DSM 20098 = JCM 7096 DNA window includes the following coding sequences:
- a CDS encoding FHA domain-containing protein FhaB/FipA, whose translation MTELTFALLKYGFLILLWVFAWLAVRSLRKDIESFSPRPSRSRQRRKRRAHQASSATANAMAEPQRSNVSSPRPTASGNEPTLLVIIDGPLVGSSIPLNGEAITMGRSASNTVVLDDEFVSSHHARIYPDAASGQWVIEDLGSTNGTIVNDQRLNVPTILPPRMPVRIGATTFELR comes from the coding sequence ATGACTGAACTTACGTTTGCGCTGCTGAAATATGGTTTTCTAATCCTGTTATGGGTGTTCGCATGGCTTGCCGTGCGGTCCCTGCGTAAGGATATCGAATCGTTCAGCCCGCGCCCATCCCGTTCGCGCCAGCGCCGGAAACGTCGCGCCCATCAGGCGTCTTCCGCCACAGCCAATGCCATGGCGGAACCGCAACGGTCGAATGTCTCCTCACCGCGCCCAACGGCTTCCGGCAACGAACCCACACTGCTGGTGATTATCGACGGGCCGTTGGTCGGCTCGTCCATTCCTCTCAACGGCGAGGCGATCACCATGGGGCGTTCCGCGTCGAATACCGTGGTGTTGGACGATGAATTCGTTTCCTCGCACCATGCCCGCATATACCCTGATGCGGCATCCGGGCAGTGGGTCATCGAGGATCTCGGTTCGACCAATGGCACTATCGTCAACGATCAGCGTCTTAACGTTCCGACGATTCTTCCGCCACGCATGCCGGTACGCATCGGTGCTACGACCTTCGAGCTGAGGTGA
- a CDS encoding PP2C family protein-serine/threonine phosphatase produces the protein MTDDTQQTLPLQQASPAATSQLFLYSTTVSDVGTVRANNQDSSFAGEHLVAICDGMGGHAGGDTASTIAIRSLAHIEREDREQDVAAIASMMETSVMAAHDAIVGKARHERKLSGMGTTVTAVALVDDYWVLSHIGDSRAYLLRDGALCQVSQDHSYVQHLINTGRITEQEAKNHPQRNVVMRVLGDFDIDPHPDIAVLKAHPADRWLLCSDGLCGVLENSTIADALLSMSNLTECAQHLVSMALRAGSTDNVTAVIADATLALDVHAFDLPHQTPLVGGAASSSLEPIADIVNEPVAAAPALRDEGSPAQRAAALMQSSEARKARHDDDDKPKLAHPSAAREEESTLSTPDTGEIPIVQKADGALSSDPNDPQVAKAIEVQQEKQRKTAHKHKRNRRITVIIAILVLLLAGAGAGYTTYRWSQTRYYVGESNGKVAIFQGVPTNIFGFSLSHEVERTSISTSDLPQTWRDELTEGITRDNLDEARAHVKYLRSENDKLHSTKDAGNSGDSKDSGDASKGGAKDSSQRNDSSGTTGNSGSTNSKQSEDKQ, from the coding sequence ATGACTGACGACACCCAGCAGACCCTGCCATTGCAGCAGGCTTCCCCCGCTGCGACGAGCCAACTGTTCCTATATTCCACTACCGTGTCCGACGTTGGCACGGTGCGTGCGAACAATCAGGATTCCTCTTTTGCCGGCGAGCATCTTGTGGCCATCTGCGACGGTATGGGCGGCCATGCCGGAGGCGATACGGCATCCACTATCGCCATCCGGTCGCTGGCGCATATCGAGCGTGAGGATCGCGAGCAGGATGTCGCCGCGATCGCCTCGATGATGGAGACGTCCGTCATGGCGGCGCATGACGCCATTGTCGGCAAGGCGAGGCATGAGCGCAAGCTTTCCGGCATGGGTACGACGGTGACCGCCGTCGCTCTGGTGGACGATTACTGGGTGCTCTCCCATATCGGCGACTCCCGCGCGTATCTGCTGCGTGACGGTGCACTCTGCCAGGTGTCCCAGGATCATAGTTATGTCCAGCATCTGATTAATACCGGCCGCATCACCGAGCAGGAGGCGAAGAACCATCCGCAGCGCAATGTGGTGATGCGCGTGCTCGGCGATTTCGATATCGACCCGCATCCCGATATCGCCGTGCTGAAGGCGCATCCTGCCGATCGTTGGCTGTTGTGCTCGGATGGCTTGTGCGGCGTGCTGGAGAATTCCACCATTGCCGACGCTTTGTTGTCCATGTCGAATCTGACCGAATGCGCGCAGCATTTGGTGAGCATGGCGTTGCGTGCGGGAAGCACCGATAACGTCACGGCTGTGATTGCGGATGCGACCCTGGCTCTTGACGTGCATGCGTTCGACCTGCCGCATCAGACCCCGCTTGTCGGTGGCGCGGCGAGCTCCAGCCTCGAACCCATTGCGGATATCGTCAACGAACCGGTGGCTGCGGCTCCGGCCTTGCGCGACGAAGGATCCCCCGCGCAGCGTGCCGCGGCGCTGATGCAATCCTCCGAGGCGCGTAAGGCGCGTCACGACGACGATGACAAGCCGAAACTCGCGCATCCTTCGGCGGCACGCGAAGAGGAAAGCACGCTATCCACGCCTGATACCGGTGAGATTCCCATCGTACAGAAGGCCGATGGCGCGTTGTCTTCCGACCCCAATGACCCACAGGTGGCCAAAGCCATCGAGGTCCAGCAGGAGAAGCAGCGCAAAACCGCGCATAAGCATAAGCGCAACAGGCGCATTACCGTGATCATTGCCATTCTGGTGCTGCTGCTCGCCGGCGCGGGCGCAGGGTATACCACCTACCGGTGGAGCCAAACCCGCTACTATGTTGGCGAATCCAACGGCAAAGTGGCGATTTTCCAAGGCGTTCCCACGAATATTTTCGGGTTCAGCCTGTCTCACGAGGTGGAGCGCACGTCGATAAGCACCAGTGATCTTCCGCAGACATGGCGCGACGAACTCACCGAAGGCATTACACGCGACAATCTCGACGAGGCGCGGGCGCATGTGAAGTATCTGCGCAGCGAGAACGACAAGCTGCACAGCACCAAGGATGCCGGCAATTCCGGCGATTCCAAGGATTCCGGCGACGCTTCGAAGGGCGGCGCAAAGGATTCATCGCAGCGCAACGATTCGAGCGGCACTACCGGCAATAGCGGCTCGACCAACTCCAAGCAGAGCGAGGACAAGCAATGA